In the genome of Lathyrus oleraceus cultivar Zhongwan6 chromosome 4, CAAS_Psat_ZW6_1.0, whole genome shotgun sequence, the window AAATTCAGAAATAACTATTTCCTATTGTTGTTTCTAGTATGTTAGCCAGATTTAAGTTGTAAACATGAGTATGTATTATACTTTTTTCTCTGGGTTGGTGCTGGAAGGAATTTATTCTACCTGCTATGATGATACTAAGTTACAAGAGTTGTAATGCAGATCGTTAGAATGTTAGATATACTGGCACAGTATCTGTCACTTCGAGGATTTCAATTTCAGAGGCTTGATGGGAGTACAAAATCTGAGCTGCGACAACAGGCAATGGAACATTTTAATGCACCAGGCAGTGATGATTTCTGCTTCCTTCTTTCAACGCGAGCAGGTGGTTTGGGTATCAACCTGGCCACAGCAGACACTGTTATAATATTTGATTCAGATTGGAATCCTCAAAATGATCTGCAGGtattcaatttattttattttatatcaCTTAACACAGGATTATTAGTACTAACTGTATTTTTCTGTTTGTCTTTAAGGCAATGAGTCGAGCTCATCGAATTGGGCAACAGGAAGTTGTTAACATATATAGATTTGTTACAAGCAAAAGTGTTGAGGAAGATATTTTGGAACGTGCTAAGAAGAAGATGGTATGATTATTGATTTGTCTTCTTTGTCTATGACTTTTATGTTCTGTACCGTTCTTGTATTTATACTTTATTTTTGGTAtctatttttcaaaaaatatattGATGTGCCAGATGTATTCAATTTTTTGTTGGCATGTCTTGTAGTCAGTAATTTAACATATGTTGTTCTGTAGGTTCTCGACCACTTGGTTATTCAAAAACTAAATGCAGAGGGTAAACTGGAAAAGAAAGAAGCCAAAAAAGGAGGAAGCTTTTTTGACAAAGTAAGAACATACATGAAAATCACTGTGCTGTTCACTGGTTAACATGCTTTCATTGTACTTTATGAGACCTTCTTAGAAAAAGAAAGGAGTGTATCTATCAGATGATATTGTATTCCTTTCGAAGTTGATGATTGCATTGCATAGGCTTGGTGTTATTGTTTTGTTCCTTACACAATTACTTTATCAAAAATATTTGCTTCTCACATGGCAGAATGAGCTCTCAGCTATTTTGAGATTTGGAGCAGAAGAGCTTTTTAAGGAAGAAAGAAATGACGAGAGAAGTGAAGGTGGACATAGATGAGATCCTCAAAAGAGCAGAGAAGGTTGAAGAAAAGGAAAATGAGGGTGAACAAGCACATGAGTTATTAAGTGCCTTTAAGGCAAGTTAATGGACAGTGTCATGAAATTTATTATTTTCTCTTTCTTCATTGTTGTGGTTGGTTTACTTTTCAGAATGAGATAGATAGATTTTGATAGTTGTGGGAAATTTTGTAAGCAGGTTGTCTCTGTGTTTCATCTTTCGTCTATACAGGTTGCTAATTTTTGTAATGATGAAGATGATGGAAGTTTCTGGAGCCGATGGATAAAAGCTGATGCTGTCGCTCAGGCAGAGGTTTGATCTTATTCTGCTTACTATGATGTATTCTCTATAATTGTTTGTGTTAAGAGTCTCATGTCGGATGTGATAAGGCTTGGAAATAAATTTATGTGCATGTGTGTGGGGGGGGTGGGAGTGGGGGAGTCTCCACCTTACAAACTGTTTTTTTAGGGTTGAGATTCAACCCAATTTCTTAAAGTTTGTTTCTTAAATGTTTGTTATTGAATTGTAAGATATATATGTGAACAACTAATAAGATGCTAGTTTTTTGTAAGCTACCtgtttaaaataatttttattttccCTTACTTtctattttcttttgttttagAATGCTCTTGCTCCACGTGCTGCAAGATATATCAAAAGCTATGCAGAGAATGATCAATTTGAAAGAAGTAATAAAAGAATAAAGAAGGAAAGTGAACCACCTGAACGGATTCCAAAACGTCGGAAAGCAGAGCATTCAGCTCATGTAACACCAATGATTGACGGAGCATCTGCCCAAGTGAGAAGCTGGTCATATGGGAATTTGTCTAAACGAGATGCACCCCGTTTATCTCGTTCAGTAAGATTCTGTTACTGTTTGCAATAGTCCGTGTTATTTCCCTTTATGAAATCTATTACTTCTGGTAGTAATGTTTTGAAGACCCGATAAATCTGTGTTTCTGATACTTATCATTCTCACTGAGTTGATGCCATTTTGACTTCACCAGCCC includes:
- the LOC127136710 gene encoding protein CHROMATIN REMODELING 5; translation: MQIVRMLDILAQYLSLRGFQFQRLDGSTKSELRQQAMEHFNAPGSDDFCFLLSTRAGGLGINLATADTVIIFDSDWNPQNDLQAMSRAHRIGQQEVVNIYRFVTSKSVEEDILERAKKKMVLDHLVIQKLNAEGKLEKKEAKKGGSFFDKNELSAILRFGAEELFKEERNDERSEGGHR